From Treponema sp. OMZ 787:
TATTTTTTTTAAACTTGAATTTTAATTCCTGCCTTGAAAAATATAGCATTTTTGTTTATAATGACAGAAAACCCTAGGTCATTATGGAGGGGACTATGACTACAGGTACTATAGTTACTTTAATGCGTGAAGGGATAGGTATTATACTGATGCTTTCCGCACCCATCTTAGTTGCAGCTCTTTTAGTAGGCTTAATTGTTGCAATATTTCAGGCGACTACCTCGATACAAGAACAGACGCTGACCTTTGTTCCTAAAATTTTAACTATTTTAGGAATGATTGCCCTTTTGGCAACTTGGATGATTACGGTGTTAAGGGAATATTTTGTTTCTTTAATGAATTTAATTCCGCAGCTTGTAAGATAAATTAAGGAATAATTCTATAAATAAATGCAGCCCTTTGACTTTATCCTAAATAAAGAACCCATTTTTTTACTCGCGGCAGTCAGAATTTTTGCCGTTCTTATGACATCTCCCCTAATGTCAATGCGCAATGTTTCCAGAACTGCAAAGGTTGCTTTAGCGGGTCTGGCTGCATTTATGGTAACCCCATATGCCTATCCAAACTTCGTCAATTTAAATGCATTCAGTCTTGAGTATCTTCTTTTACTTGTAGGAGAAGGACTTATCGGCGTTTTAACAGGCTTTTTTATAAGCATCTTGTTTTCTACATTCAGTACGGCAGGACAATTCTTTTCGTTTCAAATGGGATTCGGAGCTTCGGGAGTTTTTGATGCCCTTGCTCAGGTTGAAAATCCTCTTGTAGGCCAATACTTTAACTTTATTGCAGTCCTTATTTTTTTACGCATAAACGGATTCCAGCGTCTTTTCTTAGGCGGAATAATGAAAAGCATTGAACATGTAAATTGCTTTATGTTTTTAGAAAGACAGGAGGAGCTTTCAGGCTATCTTTTAAATGCTGTCGGTCAGCTTTTCTTAAATGCAATGATAATTGCATTGCCTGTCATGGGAACCCTGATTTTAATTCATATAACAATGGGACTTTTAACAAAGGCTGCTCCTCAGATGAACCTTTTATCCGAAGGCTTCCCAATTACTATTTTAACCGCATTTTTTATTTTGGCTCTTGCTCTGCCTTTTTTTATAAACACATTTGAAATTATTTTAGAAAAAGGTTTTTCGGATTTTTGGCGGCTGTTAGACAGCTTAGGAGGTGCCAGATGATATCGGGAAAATCAACCATCCTATACCAAAAATATTTTTCGCAAGAAGATCTCCTACTCAATAAAAAGATAGGCTTGCAGTGGTTCGCTGCCGAAGATGAAGGCAGAACTGAAGACCCAACCGAATACAAAATACGCAAGGCCCGGGAAGAAGGAAGAGTTGCAAAAAGTCAGGATCTAAATGCGGCCATGGTGGTGCTCCTTCCGGTAATTACTCTTATAATAATGGGCCCCTACATATTTAAATCCTTAATGCAGGTAATCTCTTTCTTTTTTGAACGATGCACAACAGAGGATGTTTTAAACGGAGCATGGTTCGGTATCTTTGTTTCGTATTTTTTTAGAACGGTTTTCCCAATAACGGCAGTAGCCTTAATTTCAGGCGTTTTGGGAAATATTATTCAAAACAGAGGCTTTTTATTTTCAACAAAACCTATTACGCCCGACTTTAAAAGAATTACACCCAACTTTGCAAGGTTCTTTAAAAGAGCCTTATTTTCTGCAGAGGGACTTTTCAATCTTGCAAAATCGCTTTTTAAGGTTGTCATCATAGGTTTTATAGGCTATCTTGTTATAAAAAACAATATCATAAAGATGATAGCCTTGCTTCAATCCGATTTTACCAATTCTATAATCTTTATAGCAAAAACGGCAGCTCAAATATTGGTTTACGCTTCTATAGCTCTGGTTCTTTTAAGTATTCCCGATTACTTTTTTCAAAAACGGCAATTTTCCGAATCCCTCAAGATGTCAAAAACAGAAATAACGGATGAATATAAAGAGTTGGAAGGGGATCCGATGATAAAAGCTCAAATCAACAGGCAGATGCAGGCAATCTTGCAAAAGACGGGCATAAAAAATGTTCCGGATGCCGATGTCGTCATTACAAACCCGACCCACTATGCCGTGGCAATCCAATGGAACCTTGGAATTATGCCAGGCCCTACAGTAATATCAAAGGGTGTTGATGCAACAGCTCAAAACATAAAAAGAATAGCCAAAGAAAACAACATTCCCACAATCGAAAATGTTCCTTTGGCACGAGCCCTTTATGCAAATGTAGATTTAGGACAGATAATTCCAAGCGAATACTATAATACACTTCGTATTATATTTATGAAAGTATCCTCATTGAAGGAAAAGGAAAAAATAAAGAAAAAGATGGAGGTAACCAGATAAATGGCAGAAAACAGACTGTTTAAAGACATACCGGATGCCTTGGTAGCCGTAGCAACTATCATGGTGATATTTATAATTATTATTCCTATACCTACAGTTCTTTTAGACTTTTTTATGGCACTGAATCTTATATTCAGTCTGATGATACTGCTAATAGTTTTATTTTTGGATAAACCCACAGATTTTACGGTTTTCCCTTCTTTGCTATTAGTTTCTACCATATTCGGGCTTGCTCTAAACGTTTCTTCTACAAAACTTATCCTAACCTATGGAGAAAAATTTGACGGAAAGATGATTGCAGCCTTCAGTCAATTCGTTATAGGTTCTTCAGGAAATCAGGGTTTGATTATAGGCTTTGTAGTTTTTATCATCTTGATTGCGGTACAAGCCTTTGTAATCACAAAGGGAGCTACACGCATTGCTGAAGTTGCAGCCCGCTTCGCCTTGGACTTTAATAATACAAGAAGTATGTCCATAGAGGCAGAGTATAATGCAGGTGTTATAACTGAAGCCGAAGCCCGAAAGAAAAAAGAAGACTTGCAAAAATCTACCGATTTTTACGGGGCTATGGACGGTGCGAGTAAATTCGTTTCAGGAAACGTAAAAATAGGTATCTTTATCACAGTTGTAAATATTGTAGCAGGCTTAATTATCGGCGTGTGGAGAAATGAAGAGTTCACTAAAGCATTACAGATGTACACAAGGTTTACAATAGGTGACGGACTTTTAGCCCAACTTCCTTCCCTATTTATATCCGTTGCAACAGGTCTTGTAGTAACCCGCTCGGCTTCAACCGGTTCTTTCGGAAAAGACATCTCAGACCAATTTGCACGCAACTCGACTGTGTATTACATAGCTGCCGTTACCTTGACAGTAATGGCCGTTTTGCCCGGCTTCCCCTCAATAGTCTTAATAATTATTGCACTAAGCCTCGCCTTCTTAGGCTGGCGCTTACAGACAACAAAGGTAACAAGGGCTCAAAAAGAACAGGCAGCCAAAGAAGCCCAAGCAGCAACTGAACAGGCAACAAAAACCGACACGGATGATACCAAGGCGGTAAGCCCCTATGACGATCTATCCTTACAGTTCGGATACGGCCTTATTCCTCTGGTCGATGAAAAAAGAGGCTCCGATCTTGTACCCAGAGTTAAACGCATAAGAAAAGAAATAGCCCTCGAAACAGGTCTGGTCATGCCCGTTATCAGAATGATGGATGCAATGAATCTTCCTCCCGATGAATATTGTATCAAAATACAGGGAGCCGAGGTGGCAAGAGCAAAGATAAGAATGGGTGCATATTTAGCCATAAAATCGGGAAATGTTCAAGACGAAATCCCGGGAGAGCCCACATTGGATCCGACCTTCGGACTCCCGGCTATCTGGATTTCGGAATCAAACCAAGCAGCCGCCGAAAGGGCAGGGTACATGGTTATAGATCCGCCTTCGATAATAGCGACTCATTTAACTCAGGTTATAAAAACACATGCAGACGATATCTTGTCAAGACAGATGGTTAGCAACATCTTGGATTCCGCAAAAAAACTAAACCCAATCGTAGTTGACGAAATTCAATCAAACGACAAGCTGACATTAGGCGACCTGCAAACAGTATTTAAGCTTCTTCTTAGGGAAAATGTTTCCATACGCAACACAACCGCCATCCTTGAAACAATATCGGACTATCGGCGCATCACAGGAGATATGTATATAATAGCCGAAAAAGTAAGACAAAGACTGGGAAGACAAATTGTTCAGCAATATTTGGGAGAGGACAAGGTTTTAAGAGCATTTATGGTCGACCCTGCCTTTTTCCAAACCGTTTTGGCAAACCGTGTCGATACCCTTACCGGTCCTCACCCGGCAATCGAATCTGATCTAAGAAAAGCTTGGCTTAGGGCAGTTCAAACTGCATACAACAACTTTAATGCACACTTTGTAGGTATCGCTGTCATACTTGTACCTGAAGAAGGCCGTCTCCTACTAAAGAGACTTATTGAACAAGAACTCCCCATGGTTCCAGTCCTATCCGTCCCCGAAATTCCGAAGGATGTTTCGGTAATCGGCATGGGAAACATAACGCCTGAAATTCACGGAAATCAATTTTACTAAAACCTGCCGATAATGTAGGTATGGAAATAGAAAATATATTTGATTACTTTAGCAACATTAAAATAATTAGCAATCACGACGGATATTTTTACAGCGTAAACGAAGCTTTAAAAATATTATTACTTGGTCTTCTTTGTGGCCGTAAAAACATTAGAGAGATACACGAGTGGGCAACTGAAGATATTATAAAAGAAAAACTTAGCAAAGAATTCGGTATAGATAAAATACCTTGCTATTATTGGCTTACCTGTCTACTTAAATTGATAAACATAGACTCATTAAACGAATGTTTTATGAATATGGCTGAGGCTCTTATCAAAGAATACGGTACAGAAAAACCTCTTACAATAGCAATAGACGGAAAAACTATCCGTTCAACAGATAAAATGACTAGCTATGAAAGTCCGTTACACATAGTTTCTGCCCAAGTTGCAGAATTCGGTATAACATTGGCGCAAAAATGTGTTAAAGGAAAGACAAATGAGATACCAACCGTTCAAGCTCTTATAAAAACTCTTAACATAAAAGGGCATATAATTGTTGCAGATGCCTTAAATTGTCAAAAAGAAACAACAAAAATCATAAAAGAAGGAAAAGGGGACTATTTATTATCTGTAAAAGGAAACCAACCTTTACTAAAAACGGATATTGAAGAATATGTTCAAGATGAAATTTTAAGACAACAAATGGACACGGCTTGTACAAGTGAAAAAAATCGTGAAAGAGTTGAAAAGCGAACAGCCTTCTGTACAACAAATTTAGTTTGGATGGATAATAAAGAAGAATGGGCAGGGTTAAGTTGTATTGGAGCTATTCATTCAGAGTTTAAGAGTAAGAAAGAAAAATCTGATGAATGGCATTATTATATTTCAAGTAGAAAACTTACAGCTGACGAACTATTGGAGATAGCAAGAAAAGAATGGGCTGTAGAAACCATGCATTGGTTATTAGATGTTCATTTTAGAGAAGACTTTTGTCGGCTTTTAGATAAAAATCTACAACAAGCATTGAACATAGGACGAAAAGTAGCGTTAAATTTGATATCGAGATACAAACAAAAAAATGCACCTAAAGCTTCTTTATCTCACATTATGTTTAAAGCTCTCATGGATATATCTTTTGTCAAAAAGATATTACAAAATTGATTTCCGTGCCTGAAATTCAATAATGATTGACTTTTTTCTTAAATGATGTTAGAATAGCCCTATGATATTTCCATTAGAAGAACTCATCGAGTTTGATGATAATATTTACGAGATTACATGTGCATCGACAAGAAGGGCTTATCAGCTGGCTAAAATTCAAGATCCCAATGTCGAAAAAAGCGGAGACAAGGTTGTTTCAGCCGGAGCAAAGCAGATTTTTACCGGCGAGGTAAATTATCAGATAGAAAAACACCCCGAATTCAACTAAAATTTCAGCTTTAAAAGTTTGCGTGTTCCTGTATTGATTTTTTTCGGGGCAACCGCTTCGGGGAAAACAAGCTTAGCTTCCGAAATATTTTCTTATAAACATTCAAAAGATTTCTCAAAAAAAGGCGGAGTGTCGGCTCTTTCGGCCTGTGCCGAAATTATAAGTGCCGATTCGGTTCAGGTGTATAAACACCTGCATATCGGCTCGGCTTCTCCTTCAAAAGAAGAATTGGAAGACCTTCCCCATCATCTAATCGCCGTAAAAGAACCTTCAGAAGAATTTTCGGCGGCCGATTTTGTAAGGGAGGCCGATAAGCTTTGTCCCAAAATATATGCGAGGGGAAAACTTCCGGTCTTGATGGGAGGCACGGCTTTTTTCTTAAAGAATTTTATCTATGGGCTTCCCGTTACTCCTATCGCCGATCTTAAAATCCGGGAGCACTTTCAAAAACGCACAAAGGAAGAGGGTGCTGCCGTCCTTTTGGATGAACTAAAAAAAATAGATCCGGTCTCGGCCCAAAGGCTTCATGTCCATGACGAATACAGGATAATAAGGGCCCACGAGGTTTTTGCCGCCTCAGGGAAGCCTTTAAGTTCTTTTGCCCTCCCCGAAGCAGCAAGAGAAGAATACGAGTTTTTTATCCTAAGTATTGAAAGAACCCGCTCTCTCTTATATGAAAGAATCGAAAAGCGGGTCGATGCAATGTTTGATGCCGGACTCTATGATGAGGTAAAAAAGCTTTATGAGATAGGCTATACGGCAAAAAGCCCCGGACTAAAAGCCATAGGCTACAGGGAATTCTTTGATGAAAACAACCGCTTAAAACCCGAATCGGCCTTGGAAGAAGTTTCGGCCCTTATAAAACGGAATACAAAGCACTACGCCAAGCGGCAGGAAACCTTTTTTAAGACCATACCCGATGTTCACCGCTACTTTATAGAAGACGAGGCTGAGGCATCAAGGCTTTATAAGGATATTTGCGGGTTTTATAAAAAATGGATTTAATTTTCTTCATATCTTACGCAAGTTCAATTTCATTATAACTTGAATGCCCTCCTGCACTACGTTGGCTTAAAATGTATACGGAATAGCCCCTTCCAAAAATTTTTTCGCCGCTTTCAGAGTTTGTCAGCATACAATCCCCTTTTGCAAGCTCTACATCGCCATACTCTTCAGTTTCAAAACATAGTACACCGTCATTAATTTCGTAATCATCCCCAAATTCATAAGCTATATCCTCGGCAGTTTTTTCGGTACCGTCAAACTCGGTACAGTTCCAAAGATAATCATCGTGTATATGACGCGGAATACATTTATTATCTTCGAGTGTAATAAAAATTTCGTTAAATACTTGTTTTGTAAGAATATGGAATAAGCGATTATAACCATCTTTTATAAAATAGTCACCTGCTTTTACTTCTTCATTATCATCTAAGAATTTAATTATCTTTCCACCGCAATTATCTTCGCAGGTAAAAGCTTTAGAGGCTCCGGCAAATTCATATAGTTTTTTTAAAGACTCTTCCGTACCGTCGTAATAAAAATATTTACACTCAATGTCTTCAATAATGATATAGTAATAAGAAATCATACCGGTCTTTTTTTCCGGCAGCATATCCGGTAAGTTTTTTAATTCACTATCAATTATATTTTGTATTTCCCTTATAATGTTTTTAACACCCTCATTAGGTCTTGCCTCCGCCATCTCCTCGGGAACATCCTTAATAAAAGAAAGTACAAGAGAATCTTTATCGCAGTATTTTGTTAATCCTTTCTTTGTTTTTTGAGTATCAAATTCAAGAGCTTTTATAACTTCACCTTTTTTATTGAACAAAATAACCGCCAACAGGTCAAAGTCCCAATTATCAACACTCATTCTTGTTTGAATATATAAAGAAGATTCGTATTGAGCTTTTACCTTTACTTTTTTGCCGTCTTTAAGCTTAATATCAGCATAATCAGAGGGTAGCAGCCATTCGCCTCCGTAGTATTCTTTTACCAATATCTTTGCAAAACTCTCCATCGCTGTATCTATATTATCCATTGAGCCGCCTACGGCCTGCATAAACTCAAAACCAGCGTTGTTAAAATTTTCTCATAGTTTTATAAGGTTACCTAAACTCATAATGACCTCCTAAAAAATTATTGCTTGTTTAATTTTGATTAAATAAGTCATCCGATACATCACTGTATATTGTAGGAAACGGAACTCTCGGCACCGGAGGAACAGGAGGAACCTCATAATTGGGAACCGCAGGCACAAGGGGAGCCCTTACCTTAAACATATCCAACACCATGCCCTTATTAAGCTCCCCGACATAACTGCCGCCGCTGTTATGAACATGAGTGCCGTCAATCTGCCCTGCATACGTTCCGCTCATGTCATAAATACGGTTATTTTTCATAATCCCAACCGCATTTCCGTTTTTGTCATAAAGATAATCCATATTAAAACTTACCTCCTAATCAGATAAAATATTTTGTGTATTAAACAAATGGTATTGTATCTTTATACCATTTACAAAATTGAATACCGCTACGTTTGTCGGTAAATGTTTCATCGTTGTATTTAATGCGCAATTCAATTTTACCAGAGTTTATTTTATCACTTCTTACCACCACTTGATCTATAGATATACTGTTTGTAGGTATAAAAAATATATGCAAGTTTTTATTTTCTGTGTCATTAAGTAATAACCACCAATTTTCATTTAATCGATTTGTATTAGGATTTATCCAATAATTATTTGCCGCAGCATTTTTTGATGCAAACGTAGTATTATTCTTATTCATTTTAGCAGTATCAGAAATATGCTCCTTACATAAATTGATTGCACTTTGTTTATTTCTTTTATTGTCCATATATCATTTCTCCTTAAAATATTTAGATACATTATACAACAAATTATTTAAAAAGCTAGTATATAGCTATAATTTTAGGATACATAGGTAAAAACATCTGTATATAAGCCCTTATTCAAAATATTTCTTTAGGTCTATTTTTTTTCCTGAAAACTGGTTTATTCCGTTTTTGTGTCGAAGTCTTTTACCTGTAAAACAATAGTCAAAAATACGTGTGTCTTCATGATACCTCATTTCATAACAAAAATTGCCGCCGAAAATAATTGTAAGAGGACTGTATATATCAGTATCAAAAGCACAATCGGAAGAACTATCTATCAAAAACTCCACAATTTTATCATACATTTCATAGGCGGTTTCTGCACAGTCAAAATAAAAAATTGTCATTTGCATATTTTCCGGTACCAAATTTTCAAATTGAATTACATATAGTTGCTGTTTATCGGAATAACACTTACGCGGGAAATTCATATATTGATTTTCTTCTATATATAAAAGGCTAATATACTTCAAATTTGTATATGCAAATCTGTGTATATTATTTAAATTTAAGTTATTTTTTATGTCATGAAATTTAGAAAGGTCTAATTTGGGATTACCATCATTTTGTATAGTAGATGGATCTTTTTCGAGCCGATTATTGGAAGAAAAGTATTTAAGAACCTCATCTTTTTTTCCTGCAAATTGCATGGCTTCAAAATCAAAATTATGTTTTAATCCCGTACTGCAAAATTCAAATACGGTAAATCCGTCTTCCTCTCTTAAATCGTAGCAATATTCTCCGCCTAAATATACAAGCATAAGGATTTTTAAAGGTGTCCGGTTTTCTTTTTGAGAAATTATAATACTTCTAAAAGTATTATCAGCAAAAATTATATCGGTAAAATAAAATTCCATCATCATATTTTTGTGCTGAGCCTTAAAACGTAACAGAGAAATTTCTTGATCTTGATAATAACATTCTTTAGGGTGAGGTAAATCTTTATTTTGTTCAGCATATAAAATTTCAATAAAAGAAATCTCATAAATTTCCTCACCGGGCTCATTGGTAAAGTCAAAACGCTTAAGCAGCCGGACTTTTGAATCACTATTATTTGTGTTATTGTCTTTCATAATCTTCTCCTTTATTCTTGCTTATACCAACTAATCATTTCTTCCATCTCCAGCCAGTTCTATTTTTATCTGTCCAATACCATTGTTTATTTGTTGCATACTTATACCATTGTTTACCTTCGGTAACTCTAAGCTCGTTCCAGTCTTTATGATTACGCCACAAATCATTTGCATTATAATTCATGCTAACAGCCTGAGGTTCAACCCAATCTAAAAGTCTAAACCAATATAAGTCTACTTTATTTATAGGCCAAATCATACATCCTACAAATAGATGATTGATTTTACCGCTTTTCATATGCAATATATAAGAATTGGGCATCCACTCATGAAACACAACTGCATAATCAATACAGTTAATTTTACCGTCATCATTTACATCTCGTAAGTTCTCTTGTACTTTGCCAAGAACCCCGATAACTTCGGGCAATGTTCCATCATTTAATTTGCGAGCGGTATCATAATAAAATGGAAGCCAGAAAGACCTTCCTAAGGGACTTGCCATATATCTATAAGCTTCATCATTTTTATATGCCCATTCCATTTGTTCGCCTCTGTCAATACTCAGCTCGTCGCCAAATAACCATCCACCAAACAACCACATTACAATAGCAATGAATACAATAGCTAACAGACGTAAAGAACTTCTGTCTTGTGCCTCTTGTGTCTTTGGCCAAATCATTTTTGCGCGGGCCATTAAGCTTAATGCAACGCGTTCATTGTCCGTATATAACCTAATATTGTAAGGGCATTGTTTACAATTACCATTCTTACATCGGCCAGTCTCTTGATTACCGATACATCTAATTGCCAATGATAACATCTCTTCTTTTGTAACTTCCATACTCATTTTACCTCCATAAAAACTTTTTGCAGGAAATATCAATTTCCGAAAACAGTTTTTTCAAGCGGTTTGTCTTCAAACCGCTTAAAATAATGCGATGTTTTGTGCTTTGCACAAAACTCGAAGATAAACAGTGAGGGAGGATTCCTTCCGAACTGTTTATCCAACCTCCATAAAAACTTTTCACAAAGACAATATATCATAAATATTTGCTCAATTTAATTTTTAATTAAAAAATTTTCAATTTTTTGCGGATTACGGGTTCGACTAGTTTAAAAAAGCCATCATCAGCCTCTTCCGATAAAAGAATCGTATCAGTGGGTATTTGTTCTATTAGATCTATAAGCAATAAGCAAAGTAACCTCTCTTTTTTAGTATTGGAAAGACCTGTCGCGGCACTGCCTTTACTTATTTTTTCTCCGATAGATGACAAGGAATCAAGATATTTTCTTTTTGCAGCTTGAAGCTCTTTCAGTCTTTCATTCAGAGCTTCAAGCAGGTTCGACTTGCTGTGTCTGTCTTGAAGAGCAGGCAATTCCGTTTCTTTTTTTAATGAAGCCTCATTACCGTGCATTATTCTTTCTATTTCTTTCTGCAAGGAAGCTATGTCGCCTTCT
This genomic window contains:
- the fliQ gene encoding flagellar biosynthesis protein FliQ yields the protein MTTGTIVTLMREGIGIILMLSAPILVAALLVGLIVAIFQATTSIQEQTLTFVPKILTILGMIALLATWMITVLREYFVSLMNLIPQLVR
- the fliR gene encoding flagellar biosynthetic protein FliR, with protein sequence MQPFDFILNKEPIFLLAAVRIFAVLMTSPLMSMRNVSRTAKVALAGLAAFMVTPYAYPNFVNLNAFSLEYLLLLVGEGLIGVLTGFFISILFSTFSTAGQFFSFQMGFGASGVFDALAQVENPLVGQYFNFIAVLIFLRINGFQRLFLGGIMKSIEHVNCFMFLERQEELSGYLLNAVGQLFLNAMIIALPVMGTLILIHITMGLLTKAAPQMNLLSEGFPITILTAFFILALALPFFINTFEIILEKGFSDFWRLLDSLGGAR
- the flhB gene encoding flagellar biosynthesis protein FlhB, with the protein product MISGKSTILYQKYFSQEDLLLNKKIGLQWFAAEDEGRTEDPTEYKIRKAREEGRVAKSQDLNAAMVVLLPVITLIIMGPYIFKSLMQVISFFFERCTTEDVLNGAWFGIFVSYFFRTVFPITAVALISGVLGNIIQNRGFLFSTKPITPDFKRITPNFARFFKRALFSAEGLFNLAKSLFKVVIIGFIGYLVIKNNIIKMIALLQSDFTNSIIFIAKTAAQILVYASIALVLLSIPDYFFQKRQFSESLKMSKTEITDEYKELEGDPMIKAQINRQMQAILQKTGIKNVPDADVVITNPTHYAVAIQWNLGIMPGPTVISKGVDATAQNIKRIAKENNIPTIENVPLARALYANVDLGQIIPSEYYNTLRIIFMKVSSLKEKEKIKKKMEVTR
- the flhA gene encoding flagellar biosynthesis protein FlhA, whose translation is MAENRLFKDIPDALVAVATIMVIFIIIIPIPTVLLDFFMALNLIFSLMILLIVLFLDKPTDFTVFPSLLLVSTIFGLALNVSSTKLILTYGEKFDGKMIAAFSQFVIGSSGNQGLIIGFVVFIILIAVQAFVITKGATRIAEVAARFALDFNNTRSMSIEAEYNAGVITEAEARKKKEDLQKSTDFYGAMDGASKFVSGNVKIGIFITVVNIVAGLIIGVWRNEEFTKALQMYTRFTIGDGLLAQLPSLFISVATGLVVTRSASTGSFGKDISDQFARNSTVYYIAAVTLTVMAVLPGFPSIVLIIIALSLAFLGWRLQTTKVTRAQKEQAAKEAQAATEQATKTDTDDTKAVSPYDDLSLQFGYGLIPLVDEKRGSDLVPRVKRIRKEIALETGLVMPVIRMMDAMNLPPDEYCIKIQGAEVARAKIRMGAYLAIKSGNVQDEIPGEPTLDPTFGLPAIWISESNQAAAERAGYMVIDPPSIIATHLTQVIKTHADDILSRQMVSNILDSAKKLNPIVVDEIQSNDKLTLGDLQTVFKLLLRENVSIRNTTAILETISDYRRITGDMYIIAEKVRQRLGRQIVQQYLGEDKVLRAFMVDPAFFQTVLANRVDTLTGPHPAIESDLRKAWLRAVQTAYNNFNAHFVGIAVILVPEEGRLLLKRLIEQELPMVPVLSVPEIPKDVSVIGMGNITPEIHGNQFY
- a CDS encoding ISAs1 family transposase; amino-acid sequence: MEIENIFDYFSNIKIISNHDGYFYSVNEALKILLLGLLCGRKNIREIHEWATEDIIKEKLSKEFGIDKIPCYYWLTCLLKLINIDSLNECFMNMAEALIKEYGTEKPLTIAIDGKTIRSTDKMTSYESPLHIVSAQVAEFGITLAQKCVKGKTNEIPTVQALIKTLNIKGHIIVADALNCQKETTKIIKEGKGDYLLSVKGNQPLLKTDIEEYVQDEILRQQMDTACTSEKNRERVEKRTAFCTTNLVWMDNKEEWAGLSCIGAIHSEFKSKKEKSDEWHYYISSRKLTADELLEIARKEWAVETMHWLLDVHFREDFCRLLDKNLQQALNIGRKVALNLISRYKQKNAPKASLSHIMFKALMDISFVKKILQN
- a CDS encoding DNA-directed RNA polymerase subunit omega; the protein is MIFPLEELIEFDDNIYEITCASTRRAYQLAKIQDPNVEKSGDKVVSAGAKQIFTGEVNYQIEKHPEFN
- the miaA gene encoding tRNA (adenosine(37)-N6)-dimethylallyltransferase MiaA, coding for MRVPVLIFFGATASGKTSLASEIFSYKHSKDFSKKGGVSALSACAEIISADSVQVYKHLHIGSASPSKEELEDLPHHLIAVKEPSEEFSAADFVREADKLCPKIYARGKLPVLMGGTAFFLKNFIYGLPVTPIADLKIREHFQKRTKEEGAAVLLDELKKIDPVSAQRLHVHDEYRIIRAHEVFAASGKPLSSFALPEAAREEYEFFILSIERTRSLLYERIEKRVDAMFDAGLYDEVKKLYEIGYTAKSPGLKAIGYREFFDENNRLKPESALEEVSALIKRNTKHYAKRQETFFKTIPDVHRYFIEDEAEASRLYKDICGFYKKWI
- a CDS encoding 4-fold beta flower protein, whose protein sequence is MDYLYDKNGNAVGIMKNNRIYDMSGTYAGQIDGTHVHNSGGSYVGELNKGMVLDMFKVRAPLVPAVPNYEVPPVPPVPRVPFPTIYSDVSDDLFNQN